ATACGGGCGGCAGAACGTGGGATAAAAACTGAGATCATTCATTCATCTTCAATAATCAGTGCCGTATGTGGCCTCTCAGGCTTACAGAATTATCGGTTTGGAAAATCATGTTCAGTCCCGTACCCAACAGAAAACTGGTTTCCTCTTACCCCATATGAGACAATATCAGCGAACCTCAAACTAAATCTACACACACTTGTATACCTCGATATCCAGTCTGAAAGATATATGTCAGTCCCTGAGGCAGTCCGTCTTATATCAGCAATGGCTGAGAAGAAAAATGAACCGTTACCGAAGCTCTTTATCGGCATCGCACGCGCCGGCAGTGAGAACCCGACGGTTATAGCTGGCAATGCGGAGACACTTGTAAATGCGGATTTCGGCCCACCTCTCCATGTGCTCGTCGTCCCTGCCGAGCTCCATCCAATAGAGGAGGATTATATCCGGACATTTGCTGGTTACCATGATTGAGGAATACGGCAGAACCTTTTCTGGAAGGACAGAAACAACGGTAATTGTTGTTCCGGAAAATACCTGGCTTGCAAAAGTAGCAAGCGATGTTCTTGAAATGGTGCACGCATATGCTTCAGACGGATTTGTTTTTCTGGACAAAGGCGATGAAGTGAATGCACTGGCATCTTTTGCCTATGGGAGCGGCTGGCTGGACACCGGAGTCGCAGCAGGTCTTTTCACAAACCATCCAATGGGCATCCCCCCGAAAGGCTGTACACCGGATATACCCGAAGCTCTTTCAGAACACCTGAACGAGAAAACATTCAGATATCAGCGTATGCTTGCCAGTGCGCTTTCATCCGTGTGCATAAATTCTGAACCTGAACTTCCGCTTTACCCTGCAGGGAAGGAAATCTGCACAATTACACACCAATATTATATTGCAGGCAGTATTGAAACAGAAGCGGCCAATCTTGCAGACGGACTTGCGCTTCTCAGTTATGCGTACGGCTGGATTGATGCAGGTGTGCGAACAGGTATCCTCAAAGTGGTAAAAAACCCAGAATTATTCACGGTTTAAAGTACAAAGAGTTTATAGTTTGCCGGAAAAACTTAGGTGATTCATCAACCCGGTGGAAATGGAGTACACAAATACATGGAAAGTTCACAATGGAAATGGTTGGCCTTCTCTGTTGGTTTCAGCACACTTGTGCTTATTGGTGTTCTTTGGTTTACCATTGACGATGAGACCATCACCTATCTAAAGAATGTCAATTACACTTTTTTACTTCTGGCATTGGTCCTCCACATTATTGCACTGATGGCGTGGGGTATGAGACTGAAAATGATGTCACAATCGCTGGGCTACCATGTTCCGTTTCTCCATGCACTCAACGCAGTATTTGCAAACCTATTGGTGGCAGCGATCACCCCTTCACAGGCAGGAGGAGAGCCGGTCAGAATTCATGAACTCTATCGGGCAGACGTACCGGTAGGTGATGCAACAGCCGTTGTGATCATGGAACGGGTCATCGATGGAATTGTTCTGGGATTAATTGGTATATTTGCATTTATCCTGCTGGTATTTCAGTTTGCAACGCTGGATGTGAATCTGACGACACCATTACTGGTGATATGGGTCATACTCATCTGCTTTATGATTCTGTTCATCTATTCAATCCGCCATCCTGAATTTTTGAAACGAATTCTGTTTAAGATATCCGGTTGGCTTACGAAACGATGGAAATCAGAAAAAGTGGATAAACTGATGCATTCCATTGATTCGGAAGTTGATAACTTTAACAGTGCACTCGCCAAGTTCGCCAGCAAAGCAAAAAAAGGACTGGTGTGGGGATTTGCACTTACCACGATTTACTGGGTCTTTGAATTTTTAATTGCATCATTTATTCTCATTGCCATCGGGTCAAAACCGTTTTTCATTGAATCATTTATCGTGCAGCTGATCATTGCAATTATTATGATGGTTCCCCTGACCCCGGGAAGTTCGGGGATTGCAGAAATCTCAGCCACATCCCTCTATGGATTGTTTGTCCCATCATCAATTGTCGGGGTATTTGTTCTTCTCTGGCGGCTCATCCTGTACTATTTCAATATCTTTGTCGGTGTGCTTGCGAGCGTGCTTATTGTACGAAGAGAGATGATATTGCGGCAGTTAAAACGGCTCAAACGGAATCAAAACTGAATTCATTTTTTGCCGGACAATCAGTTCCGCATATACTTCAAGATAATAATTCACTTATTTCCCCATCACGTCACAACACCAGAAGCACCAGAATATATCTTTCGGGGTGTCCACTCTCCAGGGTCTGACAACATTGGAACAAAACAACATCTCGTTTGCGCGGACAAGTAATACAATTATGCGCGACACTCACGTTCTTTTGTATCGCATATACAGAACAGAATGCTCATTTTGATTCAAGGCATTTATTGTATCGTGTCGCTGCAAAGAGCTTGCGCTCTTATTATAACAGTTATAGAACAGTTGTTTCATCTTTTATGAGCATTTGCAGCGTGGTATGCTTCCCGAGCGCTCTCGCAACTCAGTACCACACACTACGTGAACGGGCTTAACTTCCGGGTTCGGTATGGGTCCGGGTGTTGCCCCGCTGCTATGGCCGCAAATACAGGACAATATTGCCCTGCGTCGAAATCCCTTAAAGAATTTCTAAAGCCAAGGTCCAGATTTGAACTGGAGTATAGCTGCTCTGCAGGCAGCCGCGTGGCCGCTCCGCCACCTTGGCATCCGTGTTGCCTAACAATATTAGCACTACTAGGATAAAAACATTGTTTTCTGGATTTAATCATTAGATATTTCATGCTATTTTAAGCCGAAAATCACCAAATAATCGCATAATAATAAACTATTCATCATTAAAAAACGTGAATATGAAAGGTACACGCGCTTTGAAGATATCAACCTGTTTTTCAGCAACCCTGATAAAATAGTATTTTTCCCCTGATAGAAAAGATACGATGACATGGGATTTCGATCTTCTATGTAATCTTTCTTCTACGGTATTCATGAAATATATCCCATTATCCGAAAACAGAAGACAACGAATATCTCAAAAAACATTCAGCAAATCACAGATACGTTTCCATAATCGGTATCTCCTGAAAACACGGTTTGCATATCCACAGGAACAGTCCGGGGGACAGAGTACAAAGGCGCATATCTGCCACATTGCGCAAGGACGTGCCGAAGTGAACGTTGAGAAACAGTAAACCTGTCACCGTTATTCAGTGTTATGTTTACTGCTTTCCCTGATGATGACGCAAATACCTTTCCTGCTGTACCGCATAAGCGGCATTCAGCATTATTGCGTATTGGTTCAATTCGTCCAGAACGAATTCCGCTCATAGCCTGATACAATTCCGATAGCCTGATACCAAATTTAGTGCCATGGATAATAACCTCAATAATATTATTTTCCTGATTATCACAGTCACGTATCATTCTACGCCGGGTTTGGACATATCCTGCCTTTTTTAGCATAATCCTCTCCTGAAATTAACCTGAATATAATATACCATAAAGGATAGCCGTGCGGAGTGTGAAAGTAATCAAAATCGTTCAGATGGCTCGTATACAGCATTGAGATCTTTTATTTGATCATCACCGCCTCAGGTGGATTCGATAAGATGAGTGAAATCAATTTACGCATATCCATTGCTCCTGCATACAATTGTATTTCAATAGCACCCCACTCTGTGATACGAAAAACATGGGAAGAAAACAATTTGGGGCAATCAATGAATTTCTATGGAAATTCATACAATCTAATCACAAAAAAAATCAAATCCTGTTAAATGGTAATTTACCAGACAGAGAAACCAAGCGCCATCGCTCAACAGCGTACAATTAATAAAACAGAACTCTCGCATCACAGGTCATTCATATACAACTTTTTCAGATTTTCGGACACTCACACTCTTTTGTATCAGATGTATACAGAACAGAATGTCACAGAACAGTGCAGAGATGTACCACAGAAAGAATCGTTTCGAAGCGCTCACGCTCCTTTGCATAACAGATACAGAACAGATTTCCTCATTTAGTATGAGCATTTGCAGCGTGGTGTGCTTCCCGAGCGCTCTCGCAACTCAGTACCACACACTACGTGAACGGGCTTAACTTCCGGGTTCGGTATGGGTCCGGGTGTTGCCCCGCTGCTATGGCCGCAAATACAGAGGTTGTATAGTGTGGTGTGCACATTGAAATTCGTCTGAGTTTTAACGGACGATTAATCAGTGTTAGCTGATTTGGGCGTTAGTACTCGTGGACTTAACACGTCGTTACCTTCGTGCTCACATCCCGAGCCTATCAAACGGATCTTTTATCCATGCCCTCAGACGAGGTCTCTTTTCAGGTCTGGTTTCAAGCTTAGATGCTTTCAGCTTTTATCCATTATCGCGTAGCCACCCGGCACTGCCCTGTCGGACAACCGGTATACCAGTGGCGACGACGGAAAGTTCCTCTCGTACTATTTCCGTCTTACCCTCAGACCTCTAACACTCCAAATAGATAGTAACCGACCTGTCTCACGACGGTCTAAACCCAGCTCACGATCCCCTTTAATAGGCGAACAACCTCACCCTTGGCTGCTGCTGCACAGCCAGGATGGAAAGAACCGACATCGAGGTAGCAAGCCACCGGGTCGATATGTGCTCTTGCCGGTGACGACTCAATTATCCCCGGGGTAGCTTTTCTGTCGTCAATAGCACTCATCAAAAGCGCGTATTGGTTCGTTAGACCCGAGTTTCCTCTCGCGAACACTTGCTATGCGTGTTCACGTCAGGCCAACTTTTGCTCTTGACACTCTTCTGTGAGTTTCTGACTCACATGAGTTGACCTTGGGGCACCCTTGATACCTTTTCGAGGGTGTGGCGCCCCACCCAAACTGCCTACCTACCGATGTCCTCACGAGGAGTTAGTGTTACAGTAAACAAAGGATGGTGTCTCATTGTTGACTAACCAGCCCCCACAAGGGCTGGATCGACATCTCCCATCTACACTGCGCAATGAATACCGTAACACAACAACAGGCTGCAGTAAAGCTCCACGGGGTCTTCACTTCCCATTTGGAGTCCCTAGCCTTTGCACTAGGATAAAATGTTCAACGGACTTGTGTTTGGGACAGTGGGGCTCTCGTTAATCCATTCATGCAAGTCGCCAATTAAGCGACAAGGTACTACGCTACCTTAAGAGGGTCATAGTTACCCCCGCCGTTTACAGGTCCTTCGTCCGGTTGAACCCGGTTTTCAGATACCTGCACTGGGCAGGAATCACAGACTATACTAGTCCTTTCGGAGTTGCAGTCTGCTATGTTGTTATTAGACAGTCGGAGCCCCCTGGTCACTGCGACCTGCCCAATCGCTGGGCAGGCACCCCTTCTTCCGAAGGTACGGGGCCATTTTGCCGAATTCCCTAAACACAATTAAACCGACACGCCTTAGCCTTCTCAGCTAGGGGCACCTGTGTCAGATCTCGGTACGGACATCTGATTCCCTTTTCACGGGTTCCAGGAGTTTGCTTTATTACTCCATCACGCTTTCACTCAATTCTCACC
Above is a window of Methanogenium organophilum DNA encoding:
- the dph5 gene encoding diphthine synthase, which produces MLSFVGLGLYDGEDISLKGLRKIREADHIFLEGYTSRLMGIKICEMEDQYGKTVTVLGREDVEQHPDTILEYAKEGPVVFLTGGDPMVSTTHADLRIRAAERGIKTEIIHSSSIISAVCGLSGLQNYRFGKSCSVPYPTENWFPLTPYETISANLKLNLHTLVYLDIQSERYMSVPEAVRLISAMAEKKNEPLPKLFIGIARAGSENPTVIAGNAETLVNADFGPPLHVLVVPAELHPIEEDYIRTFAGYHD
- a CDS encoding DUF357 domain-containing protein, which produces MIEEYGRTFSGRTETTVIVVPENTWLAKVASDVLEMVHAYASDGFVFLDKGDEVNALASFAYGSGWLDTGVAAGLFTNHPMGIPPKGCTPDIPEALSEHLNEKTFRYQRMLASALSSVCINSEPELPLYPAGKEICTITHQYYIAGSIETEAANLADGLALLSYAYGWIDAGVRTGILKVVKNPELFTV
- a CDS encoding lysylphosphatidylglycerol synthase transmembrane domain-containing protein, yielding MESSQWKWLAFSVGFSTLVLIGVLWFTIDDETITYLKNVNYTFLLLALVLHIIALMAWGMRLKMMSQSLGYHVPFLHALNAVFANLLVAAITPSQAGGEPVRIHELYRADVPVGDATAVVIMERVIDGIVLGLIGIFAFILLVFQFATLDVNLTTPLLVIWVILICFMILFIYSIRHPEFLKRILFKISGWLTKRWKSEKVDKLMHSIDSEVDNFNSALAKFASKAKKGLVWGFALTTIYWVFEFLIASFILIAIGSKPFFIESFIVQLIIAIIMMVPLTPGSSGIAEISATSLYGLFVPSSIVGVFVLLWRLILYYFNIFVGVLASVLIVRREMILRQLKRLKRNQN